From bacterium, one genomic window encodes:
- the hflX gene encoding GTPase HflX, whose product MSTKGQLSQIASERALLVQVVIGRAGRIVAQDSLEELERLADTAGAVVLGTLSQNRPAPTPKYFIGEGKIEEIKLACQQVNANLVIFDNELSPVQVNNLDQAIGVKVIDRTEVILQIFARRARSAEAQIQVELAQLQYLVGRLPVSEKQARFSGGIGMKGPGESPLRLRNEPMRRRIKDLKDKLETIQQRRERTRARRPWAAVSLVGYTNAGKSTLLNTLSGTDAYVDDRLFATLDTKSRLIRLADGVEALLTDTVGFIRHLPHGLVASFRSTLEEVAEADVLLHVADAGHPYVSEHCEVVFENLTEIGADKVPAILVFNKCDTPAACGNISELLKMYPGSMAVSALNREGIDALKTRLIEMISGRNQNG is encoded by the coding sequence TTGAGCGTTTGGCGGATACCGCAGGGGCGGTGGTACTCGGGACACTCTCACAAAATCGACCGGCCCCAACGCCTAAATATTTTATCGGGGAGGGTAAGATCGAGGAGATCAAGCTTGCATGTCAGCAGGTGAATGCCAATCTTGTGATATTTGACAATGAACTCTCGCCTGTTCAGGTGAATAACCTCGATCAGGCGATTGGGGTCAAGGTGATTGATCGCACCGAGGTAATCCTCCAAATTTTTGCTCGGCGTGCGCGGTCTGCCGAGGCCCAGATTCAGGTCGAGTTGGCGCAGCTTCAATATCTCGTTGGACGTTTGCCTGTTTCCGAAAAACAGGCGCGTTTTAGCGGGGGGATCGGTATGAAGGGGCCGGGCGAGAGTCCCTTACGGTTGCGCAACGAGCCGATGCGGCGGCGCATCAAGGACTTGAAAGACAAACTGGAAACCATTCAGCAGCGCCGTGAACGGACCCGTGCACGACGGCCCTGGGCGGCGGTCAGTTTGGTGGGCTATACCAATGCCGGAAAGTCCACCCTGTTGAATACCCTGTCAGGAACAGATGCCTATGTGGATGACCGGTTATTTGCCACGCTTGATACCAAAAGCAGGTTGATCCGCCTGGCGGACGGGGTTGAGGCATTATTGACAGATACAGTAGGCTTCATCCGACACCTGCCTCATGGTCTGGTTGCTTCGTTTCGCTCCACTCTCGAAGAGGTGGCTGAGGCCGATGTTTTGCTGCATGTGGCGGATGCCGGGCATCCGTATGTGAGTGAGCATTGTGAGGTGGTGTTTGAAAATCTGACCGAGATTGGTGCAGACAAAGTTCCGGCAATTCTTGTATTCAATAAATGCGACACGCCTGCCGCCTGCGGAAATATTTCAGAATTACTCAAAATGTATCCGGGCTCCATGGCCGTATCGGCCTTGAACCGGGAAGGGATTGATGCCTTGAAAACACGGTTGATAGAGATGATTTCCGGGAGGAACCAGAATGGTTGA
- a CDS encoding metallophosphoesterase → MVEKLRVKQWIVLILILVGGCAPAREIEKAAVATGSHFYFVQITDTHWGAKDGMAMTRSAVEMINQLPVKIEFVTLTGDIFSDSIRNEQIVRDGVAVLKELKAPVYCVPGNHDLLQDDFGRTQFLFEENFGPTSQKVMVKGVACLFLCTEIQSGEKCSAWQIERAVIEKMLGTSAEPALIFMHRPPLRDLLGNEGKDAESWGEMSDPRWARLFEKYPGVKGVFAGHFHRDEMVWIGEVPVYAAPALARFWDRQPAFRLYEYKDGRIHYWTLYPERPQKR, encoded by the coding sequence ATGGTTGAGAAATTGCGGGTAAAGCAGTGGATTGTGTTGATTTTGATTCTGGTGGGTGGATGTGCCCCGGCACGGGAGATCGAGAAGGCGGCGGTCGCCACGGGTTCCCATTTTTATTTCGTCCAGATAACCGACACACATTGGGGTGCCAAGGATGGTATGGCCATGACCCGAAGTGCTGTCGAAATGATCAACCAACTGCCTGTTAAAATAGAGTTTGTGACGCTCACGGGAGATATATTCTCGGACTCAATCCGAAATGAACAGATTGTCAGGGATGGCGTCGCAGTACTCAAGGAGTTGAAAGCCCCTGTTTATTGTGTCCCGGGAAACCATGATCTCCTTCAGGATGATTTTGGACGGACGCAGTTCCTTTTTGAGGAAAATTTCGGGCCAACGTCCCAGAAGGTCATGGTTAAAGGGGTGGCGTGTTTATTCCTTTGCACCGAGATCCAGAGCGGGGAAAAGTGCAGCGCGTGGCAGATTGAGCGCGCGGTCATTGAAAAGATGCTGGGGACTTCGGCTGAGCCAGCCCTTATTTTTATGCATCGCCCGCCTCTGCGGGATTTACTTGGAAATGAGGGTAAGGATGCGGAATCATGGGGAGAGATGTCGGATCCACGCTGGGCGCGCTTATTCGAAAAATATCCCGGTGTCAAAGGGGTGTTCGCCGGACATTTTCACCGTGATGAAATGGTGTGGATCGGTGAAGTGCCAGTGTATGCAGCCCCTGCGCTGGCCCGCTTTTGGGATCGACAGCCAGCGTTTCGCTTATACGAATACAAGGATGGCCGTATCCATTACTGGACACTCTATCCCGAACGCCCGCAAAAGCGGTAA